One genomic window of Helicobacter canis includes the following:
- the rplS gene encoding 50S ribosomal protein L19, translated as MKNRYIESFEKAQIKDKQVPTFKAGDTIKLGVRIVEGDKTRIQNFEGVCICIRGNGVDKTFTVRKIGANNIGVEKTFPLYSESLESISVLRVGRVRRARLYYLRDRKGKAARIKEDRS; from the coding sequence ATGAAAAACCGATACATAGAAAGCTTTGAAAAAGCCCAAATCAAAGACAAACAAGTGCCTACTTTTAAGGCTGGCGATACCATTAAGCTAGGGGTTCGCATTGTAGAAGGAGATAAAACTAGAATCCAAAATTTTGAAGGTGTGTGTATTTGCATTCGTGGTAATGGCGTGGATAAAACTTTCACCGTGCGCAAAATAGGTGCAAATAACATCGGTGTAGAGAAGACTTTCCCTCTATATAGCGAGAGTCTTGAGAGCATTAGTGTGCTTCGTGTAGGGCGTGTGAGACGAGCTAGACTCTATTATCTCCGCGACCGCAAAGGAAAAGCTGCTAGAATCAAAGAAGATAGAAGCTAG